TTGGTGGcgtgtgtgatggttgagtaGTGCATGGAAAAGTCCGGGCTGGGGATGAGGCTGTTGATGCTACGGGTAGCAGTACCGTGAGGAGAAGAAAGATCAATAATGAGTCTCTTTTTTCCGGAGTATTTTCTTGTGGCAATGCCAAGAGGGCTAATGCGGTGGATGGGAAAAGGAGGGCTGGAAAATGGACCAATCATGAAGCCATCTGAGACTTCTTTGGCTAAGAGCTTGTCAACTGTGGCGGGTTCTGTGAGGGCGGACTGGAGGTTATGGCAAGTGAAGGACGATTCGGGGAGGGTTTCTATGCCAGGGTGGAAGCCAAAAGTGAGACCATGCATGAGGAAATGGATGAACTGATGGTCAGGGTGGTCCTTCAGGGCAGACTCTAGCGTGTGGATATGTATCGGAGTTTTGAGATACTGGCGTAGTCAGGAGGCGTGTGAAGTGGGGTTATGAGGGCAGGTATGCCTGGCGTGGGCGCCACCACAAAAGGAGCATGTATGGAGAAAGCGGCAGCCGGACGAGTTGCAGCCCAGGTCATTGAAATTATTGCAAATCATCCTGCCGCCCTGATAGAGGACGGGCCTTGCCTTCTTGTCGACTCCGCAGGGAATCGAACTAACTCCTAGTAGTGGCATGGCGGCAGGAAGAGGGTTGGGAGGTTTGGGAGTGATGGGGGGTGGAGGTGCAGTGGGGCCGAGTCTTGAAAAAACTGAAGGAGGACGTGGGGGCGGGGCGGGAGGGCGGGGAAATGGAGCGGCTACTACGCATTCAGAAGCTGGATGTGAAGGTGCCCCGCACAAATCACAAGACAGGCAAGAGCGGGCGGCAAAGATGCGACAGTAcatctatgtattttctttttctcagacatttaaggttaatttatttacttgacATGTTTCGGCGTTTGACTTCCGCCTTCATGAGAGTGTCACTGTTGGTGTGACgcatctttatcagctgttgttttttggaagGCGTGACCAACCTGTCAGGTTTTGACAGGTTAGACATAGATGATCTAAGTAAGAGAAGACATAATGAACTCAATCAAACAATGCGACAGTACAGTTCGGTGTCGAGGATGTCCCAGTAAGTGCCCTGGTTAAATTGCTGGAGGCGACCTGCAGCCTGGGATGCGAAGAGAAAGTGGTATGTGTAGAAACCAGTGCCACCAAACCGCAGGGCCAGATCCAAGATGATGGACAGATAGTCGTCAAGCTCGGCCCTGCGGTCGGGGAAGACAGAACAGATGGTGTCTCGGTATAAGGAGAATGTGAAGGCGAATTCTGCTGCCGTGAGTTCCTTGGCGCGGGATGGAGAAGGGTGCCTGAGCTGGGCTGCACCGAGAGATGTGGAAAGCACTCTGGGATTAACGAAGTTAGAGGCGGAAGGCTGAAGGAGCTGAACGAGGTCGACGTAGTTACCTGACAGAATCTGTTGGCGGAGGGAGGGTGAAACAGGGGAGGGGCGTGCCGGTGGAAGGGGGTGAGCAGGTGGAATGGCGGAGGCCAGAGTGAAGGTGCTTGCGGGTGCAGTGTTAGAGACAGGCGGAGCGAGAGGACCGGCAACGGGGAGAGCTGaggacacagaaaaaacatttgggtgttggggaagggagggggagggagggggaagggaggggaacAGGGATAGAGCAGTGGGAAATTGGCTGGGTCCATTAGAAGGAGCACCATGGCTCTGAATGACTGTTAACGGCGGGACCGGAGGTGGTTgtggagccagagagagaggaaagagctgCTGGAGTGGTTGGAGCTGGAAGTGTGGAGGTAGCTGCAGCTgaaggaagggaagaggaaAGGATGTGGGGATGAGGGGATGCATGTGCAAGGGTCGAATGTGCAGCCTGCGGACACAGGGATGAAAGAAAGGACGAAAATATACGAGACAGATCGGACACAGAGGGAGCAGGCACAGGGGGAGATACGACCTGGCCCTGCGAGAGGGCTGGAGCGGTCGGCTGCGTCGTGACGTCATCGGCGTCTCGCGTACAGGTGACGCTGGGCAGGGAACCCGGAAGTGAGTGGCCATCCGGTAGTGGAGGTGGAAGCAGAGAGAAGTTGGAAAAGCTTCGCCTTCTTGTCGGTTCGGCGAAACGGAATGTGCCTGTCCTTGAGGGTACGCTGGAGACGAGCGACTGTCCAATCCGAGATGACAGGACGGGAAGGAGCCGATACCGGGATATGTGCGGGGGCCGCGCTGCGACGGCGGGTCGACGGCCAGGAGATGGGTCGGTCGGGCGACCTCCGTTTCGACGAGCGACTGTCTCCGGAACGGCGGCGATGGCGACTGCGGCCTCTGCTCTGGGgcgggggtggaggtggaggtggatgTGGAGACGGAGACCGGTCGGAGCTACTCGATGATGAGTAGTGGATAATGTTGTGCCGCGGAATGCGGACTATGGAGCGCGGTCGAGATGGTTGGAGAGTTGACTGCATAGGGACGGGATTGACCAGAGGTGGAGGAGATTTGGTGACCACGGAATGGTCATCGAACAGGTCACTGTCCGAAGCGTCGAGGATCAACTCGTAATCCATTTTTTGGTGAGCGATCTTAATTTACtcgttaatttttttttttttttgagtcgtCTGAGAGAACTGAGACAAACGGGAGAGGTGGAGGTTAGGCGTACTTATATGTGCGTGCAGGTATGTGGCTGGGAGTGGCACAGGTGATTTGGGTTAACAAGGCACGGGTGTTGTGAATTAGTGAGAAGGAGTGAGGCGTGGTCCTGTTCCTGAacttagttataataataacttcataaaatatcagcaaagtaacagtacttctacatGAGAAgaatttgtagtactctttaTGCCACAAGATATCTATAGTTCCAAAGACCCAGACATGATCTGTTAAcatgtatttttctcttctctcataGAACCACGAAATTTAAAAACAGTCATGAGTTGGAAATTGTTGGATAAGTGAGTggcactttgattttttttttttttttgaatattcaATACTGTTAGATACTGATATAATACCAATATAAAACGGACACATTTCTTCATTAATCAAAAaggccaaatttatttaaataaaaataaaataaagaaataaaacttttaGTTTTAGGGGGTTAACAATtaacagtcagtcagcaaagGTGGGAGGAGGAATCTGCTCTTACCTCATTGgtggatttttcatttttttgttatttccaaattacaaataaattttCCAATTTCCAAAACTTATACTACAGTAAAATATAAGCAAAGTAACAGTAATTTTACTTCTACTATATGCTATGcacaatttaaaatacaaaaataacaatgacagcaaaacaaatggtatacagtgcagagagaggaagaaaacaaagacaacaaagacaTTGGAAATCTTTACATGATTATTCTTACGGGACAATCTGTAAATGTGCTAATGATCAGAAATGGTGTGTCTGTCTACAAGTGTTGCAGATGCAGGTGACATAAACCGGTGATGGATGCGCTTTTCTAGAACCTGCCTATTTGAGAAATAAATTCCCAAAGTCCTCAAACTgaggaacttaaaaaaaaaaaaaaacacagtaagcATGGTACAAGGGAACAATTCATTTAATGGTTTGTTTCTTGGGTGTGGAAcactctaaaaataaataatatgtttgtgtctgtatgtctgtgttgcAGAGATGGCGGTCCTACGTGTGTCGTTGCTGTTGGGCTCCTTGATCCTCCTTTTCTATTGGACAACCACATCTGCTCTGTCACATGACCCCACCTTCAGCACCACCAACTCTAGACCCCCCACCAGAATCAGGAGGGACCTGACCTACCTTActcaagagaaaacaaaggaagTCATGGACACTGGGAAAGCTGCTCTGGAAGCATTCAAATCTACATTTGACGTTCTTCAGGAAACTAAAACGTTGTCAGGCATAATGGAGAAGATCTCAAAGTTTTCTGGCTTGGTGCCAGGCATCGGAGGTATAATCCTCTCCCTTGTCAGCATGGTCTTAATCTTCATTCCTCAGGAGAGCCCCACGGACCAGCTGCAGGCTGATCTGGATGAGGTGAACAGGAAGCTGGACTCTCTCTCCATGCAGATCTCCAATCTGGCAACAGACGTGGAATGGCACAACTATGCCAGCATCTACTCTCAGGACGAGGTCCGCATCCTCAACGCCTGGAAGAAGTTAAACGAGACCCTAGAGAGTTCCTTGACAGCTCAGACTGAGGAGGGGAAGATCCGTGTAGCCGAGATGTTCACCACCTTCTATGAGAACACGGGCACTGAAGGCAGCGTGGCCAGCCTCTACCACTACCTGACCGTCCAGAGCACATCTCTCAGCAAGAACCTGCTCCAGATTctgaaaaacaagtttaaaTGTGACTTTGATGACGTGGCCACGTACGGATTCTATTTCAACAGCCTGATGTGGAGGGGGATGGTCCTCAACCAGTTCTACCTGAGTCTGATTGGTTTCGACCCAACACTAAAGGCAGCTGAACACACCtcaatgatgaaaaatgtcgTTAAAGCTCAAAAAGAAGTTCTGAACTATTGCAAGAACAACTACAAGGAGTACATGAAGAAGGATGTGGAGGAGATTGGCAAAGCACACAGctacaaggacaaaaaacaaatcgCCTCAGAGATCAAGAATGCTTTGGACAAGAAGTACTTCTGGTACaagtgggtggtggtggtgtacAACACGAAGCAGGACTACCCTGACAAAACAGATGGCTTCACTGTAATCCCAATAGAGGAGATCACAGTTGCTGTGGGTttcatcaacaaagaaaaaaatgatcttGAGTGGAGTAGAGACGACTTTTGTTATCGTGCTCCGTACTGCAGTGATTTGGAGCAAATTAAGCACATGGGTGATTGCTATGTAAAGATTGTAGCTACACACGAGTATTCTGTAGAGTTCAAGGAAGTCCCTAAAAAATTGATGCATGTCTCTCAAGATCTAAACTTTGCTCTGGTCCCAGATCCCCTTTTCAAGCACGAGTGTAGGTCAGGGTACACCTCAAAGGGCTCCTTTTCCTTTTACTACTTAAACGAACTGGATGTTTGCAATGAGGATCCCTGTATGAACGGCGGTACATGTCAGAGGATGCTGGAGTCCAATGACTGGATGTGTGACTGTCCAGATGATTACTATGGaaaaagatgtgaaaatggtaccGCCATCCAGCAGCCTCCAAAGTACCTCGTGCCTCACCCTGTGCCCGCCATCAGCACCATCGACACCAAGCTGAACAACATGCAGAGCAAAATTGAAGAGATTTACTCCctcctgcagcagagaggctgaCAGAGGCTGACAGACGACTGACGGACGACAGGCATGACGACTAAACGCCAACCGACAAACTGACCGCACATCAGCTGATTCAACACCTGAGGAGAAAAGAGTGAATCTGAAACATCAACAGATAAAAACCACTGAGAGGCTCAGCTGAGATCGCTGTCAGATTGTCAGGTTGGATTTTTAATGATTAACTGGACtttggatttgattttttaaacattctttttttcttttcaatctgTTTCCTGAAACTTGATGTAACGCATCCTGCAATTAGACTGAGCCTCTGTGCAGCAGATCTGAAACCAACACCTTCAGCCTGACTGACACAGATGAGGAAAATCCTGAATCTGATGCTTTTATGCTGCAGGCCTCCTGTCCACTTTCtcatcaataatcaaactgtttaATAAAAACTCTCACTTTGCATTTCATGATGTGTACATTGTCTTTTCTTGTTTGATTCTTGTGATGAATTGAGGCATGTAATTCTAACATGAGACCTCCACATTTTGAAATGTCTCCATATTAAACACAACTCAGTGTTactaattatattattatgttgGAATGTTGTGAGTGCAACATTTTtcttgacagaaaaaaaaaatatatatattaaaaatgtccCTCTCACCCTCATGGGATGATATCTGACTCTGCTTTATTAAGGCCAGGTGGCATAGCAGATAACAGACAGTGCTGGGGATTCTGGTAGAGGTTGCTCAATCCACACCTCAACGTTTTTCAGTAtcacaatatttacaaaaatcTCCTTtatctgtttgattaaaatgttCTTTAAGGTCCTCAAATGACATAAATAATCCACCTTTGTACAGATCATTTTCCACATGTATCCCTTTTGCCCACCAGATATTCCATAAAAATACCTTTTTACCCATACATACTGAAGGATTATTCCATATGGATGAATAGCTTTGCTGGGATTGTGTGCCCTGTCCTATGCCCTCTGGGGATGTTGTAAAATCAGGTTTGAttcctctgtttgtttctctgtgtttttctgtgataATAGTTCCACAAACCCAGATGGTGCTGCAAAACACGCCTTACCTCTCTATACTCTCAAAGTTAGAGTCTTGATTTTACAAATGTCTTGCTAGTTTATTAATTTTACCAACCCTTTATGAATTCTACTTGGTCCGAATGTACCTCAGGATTAATTTTGATTTCATAAAGCTGTGCATAAAAATTCATAAACACTTTGTTAATGTCTCCTGTCTCCACAACTCACATATTTGTTTCAATAGTACATCTGTAAGTTTCTCGGATATTGCTTTCTCAAGCTTTTCAGCTGAATTTCAAGATTCTTTACTTTTTGTatgtcttctctttttttcaactGGAATAAGTGATAATTTACGCTGCTGTGTCTCTGCACATTGTTCATGTCTGCTGTTTGGAAACATTGCTGTCCTTGGCTTTTTAGATTTACCTGCCAAACACACCAACCCAAGTGTATTTTTTACCGCAAACGATGGCACACgatgttttcttttcagaaGTATGGCAGATCCACTCCTGTCTTCTCTTTTGGGAAGTGTCGTCCACGACAAGATGCTGTCCTGTGCTCTGTGTCCGTTCTGGGTCTGTTGATGCACAGCAGGCATACAGCAGGTCCAGAGTGAGCAGCATGAACAGGCTGCTGTAAACGGTATCAGCTGGCACACAATATTATTTCCCTACATGCTGAGATATCTGATATTATCTGAGGACAGACTGGACAGGCTCCTTCTGTCCAGCATCtcttctgtatgtgtgtgtgtgtgtgtgtgtgtgtgtgtgtgtgtgtgtgtgtgtgtgtgtgtggcactttGCATGTTACCTGGGATACAGGCTATCATTACTTGACTCGGAGGCTGTCATCCGCCCCACATGGTACCTTAATGAAGAGCGAGGTGTTGTGGCTGTGTtcttggtgttttaatggctttatattatttctaagtacagatttttgttatttataaccgatgcgtacaaagtgtgtacaggacactgaaaacatatcaccatgtgaatttcatgttcacccagtagtacccattacattaggaaaactcacttaatatgaagcaaaaaaaattatgttaatcatttatttagagacgttaaacactgaagatagatagatagatactttattcatcccgaaggaaattcacagaatgaggtcaaattgaccccgaacataacaggaggggtCAATGAAGAGCGAGGTGTTGTGGCTGTGAAGGTGTTGTGTTCCCTGTGTGGCTGCAGTTTGTTCTATTTATGTGTCAAGAGAAACAGCCCGTTGTCGACAAAAGAGCTGTAGAAATGTCATTTAGAGGACCactcattactttttaaaagctcatacattttactttacttgagtaaagaagctGAAGTAGTACTTCTATGTTTAGTCTTTTTTAAAGTATCTGTACTTCTAGTAGAGTGAAGGATGTCTGTCAGACACTTTAACCACCTCTGATGACAACCCTAGTTATTGGATTGATAATGTGTtggttattatattattttacagATGTTAATGTAATGTTCCCACATTACCTTTCTTTTAATTACACACATAGCAACAGTCGTTATTGCAGTGGTGGCATGTTGGTGGTGAAGGTGGTCCAGCTAACAGCAGGTCCCTGTTAGTTAGGGAAGTGACTTGTAAAGTGTGAGCAGTTCATCCACACAGAAAACTGCAGCTGCCATAAAACTGACTGAGTTAATGAGTAACACTCAGCGCCTCTGTCCGCTCCTGCCGGAGACCCTCCTCCAACTCGCTGCTGTTTATTCTGAGCAGAAATACTGTGTGAGGACAGACTGGACAGGCTGGCTGTCCCCTGCAGAGCGTCTGCTCAGCTTCTGTGAGCGACActttctgaaaacacaaaccGAGCGTCCAGCAGCTGCTCTCGCCGTCCAGCTTCTCCCAGTTAAAGTAAGTTTctgagttttattttctcatggCGCCGCTGTGCCTGGGGATCTGTCccttttttgctattttcatactaaactacaagCTAACCTCACCGTGGGCTCATGCTCATTTCTGCCAGTGAGGGCCCCCAGGGGCCCATTAGGGTCTTCCAGgggctcctcagcaaaatgaggaatagcgGAAACATctatcacaaacacaaaaaaatcagattcgACATTACTGATCTGATCTTTAAATATATCACTGGAGTCAATTTTTAAGTCaatttttcttctcatttcaaaaatattttgttgctaactttctggtaatattttatttgatgcatttatttataggcttttactaatttcttgatTATTTTCAAGTCACTTCATGCCAAGTccttttttgacagaaatcaaataaatttgTTGGGTAAAAAGTTGATTAGCAAATtaacaaaaccaaaagaaaacaaacaaacaaacaaacaaacaaaaaaatggaacattagtaaaaaataaaatgtgcaaaaaatacaagtccatttatgaaaatgaagtattgaaacatcagtgatgctggatcagatttcttgtgtttaaatgggTGTGAAAAAAATCTCGACTGAAGAGTCCCTACACAGTAAAATGGCTTCAGATGGGGGTCTGTGGTTTAGTGAAAGTCAGTTTGGAGTCCAGAACATCAAACTATCAGAAATCCTTTTCTTTTATTGGTGTTTaaatcatgtcatcatgtcatgGGGCAGCAGTGACCTCTTCAGCACTCGGGACGCTGCAAGAGACTTTcagtaaacagaaaaacatcctTCCCATGATGCCCTGTTATCCAGGTCAGGAAGATGGAGGGCAGCAGGGGAGCCTGTACACTGTGACCATTATGTTGCTGTTTCTTAattaaattgttgtttttttccgtCAGAGGTTGTTAATATTAATGTACAAGAAGCATAAAACTGCAGTGACGTTGACACTTAATGTAAATATGTCAGTTTGATTTGAAataatttcagtgttttaaaatcaaataaaattaatgaatttaACTGATAAATTTAGAATGAATGTTGTAAAACTGTTTCAGATGGTCTGTATTCCAGTGTAAAGGTGATTCAGTGAGAGCAGACTGAATCAGCTGCTGTAAACTATCGGCTGGAATGTGACATCATTTCCCTACATGCTGTGATATGTGAGGATATCATATGTACAGTATACCTGCATATCTGCCAATAGGGCACCTACAAAAGTGGGTTAGGTATATATGGTCATGTGGCTTCAGGCCAATCATTGCCCTGGATGGGCAGAGAGGCAAGGGGAATGTCCATTAAAGGACATGAGTCCCTCACTCACCAggacctcttcttcttcttcttcttcttcttcttcttcttcttcttcttcttgtcccTTAACAATGACCTCCTGCTGCTGGTCTTGTGTTAAAATGCGAAAATATCAGAGAAGGTTCTGAAGAAGGAGTTTGAACTTGACCTGGCTTCCCTCCTTCTGGGTCTTCCCAGTGGCTGTATAACTGGTTCATATCAGAAAAGACTGTATAATGTTATGACATTTTGTGCCAGGAAACATATTCTTCAGTACTGGATTTCAGATAAAGCCCCCCCAATTGTCTGGTGGCATGGGACAGTAATGGAATATATACCTCTGGACTCTCTGACCTGCCTCCTGCACTCCAAAACTGCCACCTCTGAAAGAATATGGAAACCCTTCCTTGATTATATCAGTGTGAACATTTCTGCTATAATGACAAGAGCATTtgtatgaaacattttttttttttttagctcccaTTGTATTTCATCCTATAGCCTACTGTATAATGTACCTGGAACTGatctttctctttgcttttggtttttgtgttgttaccgccagtctgtttttgtttggtcCCATCTTGCATATGTTTgtataatgtaataaatatgttaaaaaaacaaacaaacaaacaaaaaaaacaaaaaaacaatgacttcCTACACAAGTCCTCACAATCCCTGTTTTGGCTGAGCCCGGCGGTCACATCTTGTGTCATcatgcacttcctgttttattttgacactCACCTTTTCCCTCTCATTTCAGATCCTGACTTCCTCCCTTTGTGTAATTTGCCCTATGGTGAGATTGTCTACCCTGCCCCTAATTGGTTTCACCTGTTTTCCCCACCTCATGTATAAATAGTCCTTGTCTCCCTTTGTCTCGTTGCCAGTTCATTTGTCCAAGTCTGTAAGGATTGTCAAGCATCCCAGTTTCAAGCCGTcaagtttcagtttagttttttgagATTCAGTTTGATCTTCCCTGTGAGCGACTTTGTGTTATAGAACTTTTTTGTTGGAATAAATACCTTTTTGTTATAGCCACGCCTGTCCACCAGTTTAGAGTCAAGGTCATTACGTCTGGATCCAGGAGGGTACCCTGATCTCCTTTTTCTGGAGGAGGTGCCTTCTCCAAAGTCCCATTCCTTTGTGTTCTCCTTTGTTGAATAAGATGCCAGTCTTATATGCAATTCCAATCTTAATTCAagtcatttcagttcaattcaaccCTTTTAAAGACTTCTGACTCAGGGATCAACCCTCCCACCAGCCAACTAATTGAAGCAAACCCGATGATTTGGGAGTGATCTTTCCCAAAGCTCATCAATAAACGAAAGGACACCAGGATACAAAACTGTAATGATACCACTAACCCCCCTGTACAGTGCCAAGCACCTGCTTTTGCTAACTGATTTAGAGATTATC
This genomic interval from Myripristis murdjan chromosome 19, fMyrMur1.1, whole genome shotgun sequence contains the following:
- the LOC115377562 gene encoding cephalotoxin-like protein encodes the protein MAVLRVSLLLGSLILLFYWTTTSALSHDPTFSTTNSRPPTRIRRDLTYLTQEKTKEVMDTGKAALEAFKSTFDVLQETKTLSGIMEKISKFSGLVPGIGGIILSLVSMVLIFIPQESPTDQLQADLDEVNRKLDSLSMQISNLATDVEWHNYASIYSQDEVRILNAWKKLNETLESSLTAQTEEGKIRVAEMFTTFYENTGTEGSVASLYHYLTVQSTSLSKNLLQILKNKFKCDFDDVATYGFYFNSLMWRGMVLNQFYLSLIGFDPTLKAAEHTSMMKNVVKAQKEVLNYCKNNYKEYMKKDVEEIGKAHSYKDKKQIASEIKNALDKKYFWYKWVVVVYNTKQDYPDKTDGFTVIPIEEITVAVGFINKEKNDLEWSRDDFCYRAPYCSDLEQIKHMGDCYVKIVATHEYSVEFKEVPKKLMHVSQDLNFALVPDPLFKHECRSGYTSKGSFSFYYLNELDVCNEDPCMNGGTCQRMLESNDWMCDCPDDYYGKRCENGTAIQQPPKYLVPHPVPAISTIDTKLNNMQSKIEEIYSLLQQRG
- the LOC115377553 gene encoding LOW QUALITY PROTEIN: uncharacterized protein LOC115377553 (The sequence of the model RefSeq protein was modified relative to this genomic sequence to represent the inferred CDS: deleted 1 base in 1 codon), whose translation is MDYELILDASDSDLFDDHSVVTKSPPPLVNPVPMQSTLQPSRPRSIVRIPRHNIIHYSSSSSSDRSPSPHPPPPPPPPQSRGRSRHRRRSGDSRSSKRRSPDRPISWPSTRRRSAAPAHIPVSAPSRPVISDWTVARLQRTLKDRHIPFRRTDKKAKLFQLLSASTSTTGWPLTSGFPAQRHLLHIRPLHMHPLIPTSFPLPFLQLQLPPHFQLQPLQQLFPLSLAPQPPPVPPLTVIQSHALPVAGPLAPPVSNTAPASTFTLASAIPPAHPLPPARPSPVSPSLRQQILSAQLRHPSPSRAKELTAAEFAFTFSLYRDTICSVFPDRRAELDDYLSIILDLALRFGGTGFYTYHFLFASQAAGRLQQFNQGTYWDILDTELLVTPSKKQQLIKMRHTNSDTLMKAEVKRRNMSKSALKDHPDHQFIHFLMHGLTFGFHPGIETLPESSFTCHNLQSALTEPATVDKLLAKEVSDGFMIGPFSSPPFPIHRISPLGIATRKYSGKKRLIIDLSSPHGTATRSINSLIPSPDFSMHYSTITHATNLIHRAGRGTWLAKADITSAFKVLPIRPDYWGFFGVHWIGRHYFAVRLTFGCKSSPKIFDSLSEALCWILLNNYKLPYVIHLLDDFLTVTPPASPPSHGLSTLKSAFHQLSVPLSPEKTAGPSTSLEFLSISLDSLTFQAALPTEKLHCISLYISNYLLASRCTKRQLLSLLGHLNFAIRIIPQGHSFLSHLLAISATIPSLHDFVTLDAACKMDLHMWRDFLSSWNGVSFFYDDHLTQPEDIQLYTDAAPSIGFGGYYGGKWFASKWPLGMSSLSYSSALYELYPIVIAALVWGHEWSSKVILIHSDNQPTIDIINKGRSQSLDIMKFVRRLTLTSAQHQFTIRAAHIPGSQNLQNSIADSLSRFSFQKSRALAPNSDLHPTPVPPFSTRIFP